One Thalassophryne amazonica chromosome 10, fThaAma1.1, whole genome shotgun sequence genomic region harbors:
- the haus5 gene encoding LOW QUALITY PROTEIN: HAUS augmin-like complex subunit 5 (The sequence of the model RefSeq protein was modified relative to this genomic sequence to represent the inferred CDS: inserted 1 base in 1 codon), translating into MTHGSLARDLKLWATKEFNLCPESLPSDSYFKTLCVGTGQSIWKYVIQHVYQQRNVRMMRGNLQWYNALHDKELKQAEGQSDAAKQNELQRKIQQLKADISHLDSQISGTEEQLASQEQSISRTWARVEDSQRRELFLLAFKQRCIHSRKMLFDDTQKISKHCQALDLMARKAEAKVLFDFKSSTNNDSDGLNSKVSAEAQVLREVRLLCDDRVHFFQSLQESELKTTQSSTAQRGLHMTREERATVFQYWLSNVENLLSAYPPHHVLSAVQYLASTEQRELEEKLTFLDVTRDVTALHSYYESDHLLDMSADGENELPPIVALLQAAWEEVEQSLVELAQTRSRVQQLRSQLEAQKREAEKQISDFANDLHSDTLAVSTVQLELQCVMQVAAKDNIREWLVQLEQHAKXQHEALRNLYSQWQNILDFRQLVILRQDQISGLIKGNSTAKKDLIHLHRELQDFVESRLVPQFDNICNAANNLRNHISQEAKQFGTVSLLALDCRTIDGSQRLPASWLSIHRLQSPTFSRLCQSLAFPLYRAPEELCSQVRSQQLELRFFHQLLQLHSASLQTVQQKTESLHVYDQKALLLKVHEEDQKLLKSLVPRVRGLTQRCAEGLSYGDQVKTTISYWWDQPAQHVLPEVNRGGLTFQQWMQRWKIAANGS; encoded by the exons ATGACACACGGTAGTCTTGCTCGAGATTTGAAACTATGGGCGACAAAAGAATTCAACCTGTGCCCGGAAAGCCTGCCAAGTGACAGCTACTTTAAAAC GCTGTGTGTTGGGACAGGGCAGTCTATATGGAAGTATGTCATCCAGCACGTTTATCAGCAGAG AAATGTCAGGATGATGCGTGGAAATCTTCAATG GTACAACGCACTTCACGATAAAGAG tTAAAGCAGGCTGAGGGCCAGAGTGATGCTGCAAAGCAAAATGAGCTTCAGAGGAAGATCCAACAGCTGAAAGCTGATATCAGTCACCTGGACTCTCAGATCAGTGGTACTGAGGAACAGCTGGCCTCACAGG agcaGTCCATCAGCCGTACATGGGCCCGAGTGGAGGACAGCCAACGCAGGGAACTGTTCCTGCTGGCCTTCAAACAACGCTGTATTCACAGCCGCAAGATGCTGTTTGATGACACACAAAAGATAAGCAAACACTGCCAGGCATTGGACCTAATGGCCAG AAAGGCAGAGGCCAAAGTGTTGTTTGATTTTAAATCTTCCACCAACAATGACAGTGATGGTCTTAATTCCAAAGTTTCAGCAGAGGCACAGGTCCTG CGTGAAGTGAGATTGCTGTGTGATGACAGGGTCCACTTCTTTCAGTCTTTACAAGAGAGTGAACTGAAAACTACACAGTCTTCAACAGCACAGCGAGGGCTACA CATGACACGTGAAGAGAGGGCGACAGTGTTCCAGTACTGGTTGAGTAATGTGGAG AATCTGCTGAGTGCCTATCCTCCACACCACGTCCTGTCTGCAGTGCAGTATTTAGCTTCCACAGAACAGAGGGAACTAGAAGAGAAGCTAACGTTTCTGGATGTTACACGGGATGTGACAGCTCTACA TTCATACTATGAAAGTGATCACCTCTTGGACATGTCCGCAGATGGTGAAAATGAGTTGCCACCTATCGTGGCCCTATTACAG GCTGCATGGGAGGAAGTGGAGCAGAGTCTGGTGGAGTTGGCCCAGACTCGGTCCAGGGTCCAGCAGCTTCGGAGTCAGTTGGAGGCTCAAAAAAGGGAGGCTGAGAAGCAAATATCTGATTTTGCAAATGATCTCCATTCTGATACCTTAGCAGT GTCAACTGTGCAGCTGGAACTCCAGTGTGTGATGCAGGTGGCAGCCAAGGATAACATCAGAGAGTGGTTAGTCCAACTCGAGCAACATGCCA GCCAACATGAAGCCCTCAGAAACCTCTACAGCCAGTGGCAGAACATTCTGGACTTCAGACAGCTTGTG ATTCTTAGGCAGGATCAGATCAGTGGTCTAATTAAAGGGAACTCCACTGCTAAGAAGGACTTGATTCATCTTCACAGAGAG TTACAGGACTTTGTTGAGAGCAGGCTGGTACCACAGTTTGACAACATCTGCAATGCAGCCAACAATCTAAGGAACCATATTTCACAGGAGGCCAAGCAGTTTGGAACTGTTTCACTTCTTGCattggattgtagaaccattgaTGG ATCGCAGAGACTCCCTGCATCCTGGTTGTCCATCCATCGATTGCAGTCTCCGACATTTAGCCGCTTGTGTCAGAGCTTGGCATTCCCACTGTACAGG gcaccagaggaattgTGTTCTCAAGTGCGCTCCCAACAGCTTGAGTTGCGGTTTTTCCATCAGTTACTGCAGCTGCACTCTGCCAGTCTACAGACAGTTCAGCAGAAAACTGAATCTCTGCATGTATATGACCAGAAAG CCTTGCTGCTTAAAGTCCATGAGGAGGACCAGAAGCTTCTGAAATCTCTGGTACCAAGAGTCAGAGGTCTCACCCAACGTTGCGCAGAGGGTCTTTCTTATGGGGACCAAGTCAAAACAACCATCTCTTACTG GTGGGATCAACCAGCACAGCATGTCCTACCTGAAGTCAACAGAGGAGGATTGACATTTCAGCAGTGGATGCAAAGGTGGAAAATAGCTGCCAATGGTTCTTAG